One genomic window of Arthrobacter sp. KBS0703 includes the following:
- a CDS encoding alkaline phosphatase family protein: protein MGWKARRRAAKGARRGAQWLALAVAVIMSGAASQPSPTPQTAPRPVTAAAPAAAPVPDVPALTRAARAGHVFVINLENRGYGAVWGPASKAPYLSKFLRARGVLLSQYYAIAHNSLPNYLAQISGQPSNAMTRAGCGTYARFRPAGPPYRGVFRGAGCLYPRSVPTVGGQLTAARKSWKGYMEDMRIPCRHPPPGAQDGSQGARRGDQYATRHNPFVYFEAITSSPDCRRRVVDFRALAYDLRSYAATPNLSYITPNLCSDGHDSPCVDRRPGGLVTANAWLLRHVPPILRSPAFQRDGVLIITFDEAEGRSAGPPGRPGGTAGGRVGALVLSPFVRGGTISHRFYNHYSLLATIEDIFRLPRLGIARGVGVNSFGPDVFNAR from the coding sequence ATGGGCTGGAAGGCCAGGCGGAGGGCGGCCAAAGGTGCCCGCCGGGGTGCGCAGTGGCTCGCCCTTGCGGTTGCCGTCATTATGTCCGGGGCGGCCAGCCAGCCGTCGCCGACCCCGCAGACCGCGCCACGCCCCGTTACCGCCGCCGCTCCTGCCGCGGCGCCGGTGCCGGATGTGCCTGCGCTGACCCGGGCAGCGAGGGCCGGCCACGTCTTTGTGATTAACCTCGAGAACAGGGGCTATGGCGCGGTCTGGGGACCGGCGTCGAAAGCCCCCTATCTGTCTAAATTCCTGCGCGCCCGGGGTGTCCTGCTGTCCCAGTACTACGCGATCGCACACAATTCGCTGCCGAACTACCTGGCGCAGATTTCCGGGCAGCCATCGAACGCCATGACCCGTGCCGGCTGCGGGACCTATGCGCGGTTCAGGCCCGCCGGTCCTCCGTACCGCGGCGTTTTCAGGGGCGCAGGCTGCCTCTACCCACGGTCCGTTCCCACCGTCGGCGGGCAGCTGACTGCGGCCAGGAAGAGCTGGAAGGGGTACATGGAGGACATGCGGATCCCGTGCCGGCATCCGCCGCCCGGCGCCCAGGACGGGAGCCAGGGGGCCCGGCGCGGTGACCAGTACGCCACGCGGCACAACCCCTTCGTGTACTTCGAAGCGATCACGTCCTCGCCCGACTGCCGGCGGCGGGTGGTTGATTTCAGGGCGCTCGCCTACGATCTGAGGTCGTACGCGGCGACGCCCAACCTCTCCTACATCACCCCCAATCTGTGCAGCGACGGGCACGACAGCCCCTGCGTGGACCGGCGACCCGGCGGCCTGGTCACCGCGAACGCCTGGCTCCTGCGGCACGTGCCGCCCATTCTGCGGTCCCCGGCGTTCCAGCGCGACGGCGTCCTGATCATCACCTTCGACGAAGCCGAAGGCCGCTCGGCCGGCCCTCCGGGCAGACCCGGCGGGACTGCAGGCGGCCGGGTGGGCGCCCTGGTGCTCTCGCCCTTCGTCAGGGGCGGCACCATCTCGCACCGCTTCTACAACCACTACAGCCTGCTGGCCACCATCGAGGACATCTTCCGGCTGCCCCGACTCGGTATTGCCCGTGGCGTAGGGGTGAACAGCTTCGGGCCCGACGTCTTCAACGCCCGCTGA
- a CDS encoding S1C family serine protease gives MASEQSEPNPRSTMMNASAGTESQAAATPATRRKAGKRVGPAVFVTSLVAAGLLGGGAAAGAATLWGAPTQAASSAQAAQYTPVIVNNTSSVNAVTAAAQKASPSVVTISASSGSSGGTGSGIILDADGHILTNTHVVTLDGQAQAAAIEVRTSDGKVYAATIVGTDPLSDLAIIKITATGLVPATLGDSSAVNVGDAAIAIGAPLGLSGTVTDGIVSAVDRTIETESSAAGSSASANAAQDSISINVIQTDAAINPGNSGGALTNTQGEIIGVNVAIASAASSSSSSAQSGNIGVGFSIPINVAKRVAQEIIANGSATHGQLGLSVQDKAPGTSEFTTGAEVAAVTPGSAAAKAGLKEGDVVTALAGHTVTDASELTAAAREQAAGSTVKITFQRGGQDQEADVTLGAATAG, from the coding sequence ATAGCCTCCGAGCAGTCGGAGCCGAACCCAAGGAGCACGATGATGAACGCCAGTGCAGGCACCGAGAGTCAGGCAGCCGCGACGCCCGCCACCCGCCGGAAGGCCGGGAAACGGGTCGGGCCGGCGGTCTTTGTCACGAGCCTGGTGGCCGCCGGTCTCCTGGGCGGGGGCGCCGCAGCCGGGGCCGCAACCCTGTGGGGCGCGCCGACGCAGGCGGCCTCCAGCGCGCAGGCTGCCCAGTACACGCCGGTGATCGTCAACAACACCTCCAGCGTCAACGCGGTGACCGCCGCCGCCCAGAAGGCCTCGCCCAGCGTGGTGACCATCAGCGCCAGCTCCGGCAGTTCCGGCGGCACCGGCTCCGGCATCATCCTGGACGCCGACGGCCACATCCTGACCAACACGCACGTGGTCACTCTCGACGGGCAGGCCCAGGCAGCGGCCATCGAGGTCCGCACCAGCGACGGAAAAGTCTATGCGGCCACCATCGTCGGCACGGATCCGCTCTCGGACCTGGCCATCATCAAGATCACCGCCACCGGGCTGGTCCCGGCGACCCTGGGCGACTCCAGCGCAGTCAACGTGGGTGACGCCGCCATCGCCATCGGCGCGCCGCTGGGACTCAGCGGCACCGTCACGGACGGCATCGTCTCGGCCGTGGACCGCACCATTGAGACGGAGTCATCGGCAGCCGGCAGCTCCGCTTCCGCAAACGCGGCGCAGGACTCCATCAGCATCAACGTCATCCAGACGGACGCGGCCATCAACCCCGGAAACTCCGGCGGCGCCCTGACCAACACGCAGGGCGAGATCATCGGCGTCAACGTGGCCATCGCCTCGGCCGCTTCATCCTCCTCATCCTCGGCCCAGTCCGGCAACATCGGCGTCGGGTTCTCCATCCCGATCAACGTGGCCAAGCGGGTGGCCCAGGAGATCATCGCCAACGGCTCCGCGACGCACGGCCAGCTGGGCCTGTCCGTGCAGGACAAGGCGCCCGGCACGTCCGAGTTCACCACCGGGGCCGAGGTGGCCGCCGTGACCCCCGGGTCCGCGGCAGCCAAGGCGGGACTGAAAGAGGGCGACGTGGTCACCGCGCTGGCCGGCCACACCGTGACGGACGCGTCCGAGCTGACGGCGGCCGCCCGCGAACAGGCAGCCGGGAGCACGGTGAAGATCACGTTCCAGCGGGGCGGCCAGGATCAGGAAGCCGACGTCACGCTCGGTGCGGCAACGGCAGGCTGA
- a CDS encoding LysR family transcriptional regulator, whose protein sequence is MTLTQLRAFLAAYELGSFTAAARKLETSQASVSELISRLEHELNHSLFTRGGRRLIPTTAAVELKVHALQSVTSFDNGVEALKSMSSLEGGVCTFGVLRYGAHYDLADLVQRFHRRYPKVKVRLVGLNSVAVAESVASGEIEAGLIVLPVVETGLQVRPLFRDEVFYASAQRDPSRGPMTIEELAQSKLVLYDAFAGWRDPTRRQILERARLKGLKIDPAIEVEHVDTALGLVATGAADTIVPQAIVNGPGFPKNVKAVPFAEPLYDTIALIQRESAYLSPATRKMAQMAERTLLAKVAPEQNVRRAVRN, encoded by the coding sequence ATGACACTCACGCAACTCCGGGCCTTCCTCGCCGCGTATGAGCTAGGCTCCTTCACTGCCGCGGCACGAAAGTTGGAAACAAGCCAGGCATCCGTTTCGGAGCTCATCAGCAGGCTGGAACACGAGCTCAACCACAGCCTTTTCACCCGCGGCGGCAGACGGCTCATTCCCACCACCGCAGCAGTCGAACTCAAGGTCCATGCGCTGCAGTCCGTGACCTCTTTCGACAACGGTGTGGAGGCCCTGAAATCCATGTCATCGCTGGAGGGCGGCGTCTGCACCTTCGGCGTCCTGCGTTACGGAGCGCACTACGATCTTGCCGACCTCGTGCAGCGCTTCCACCGTCGCTATCCCAAGGTGAAAGTGCGTCTTGTGGGGTTGAACTCCGTCGCCGTGGCCGAATCCGTGGCTTCCGGTGAAATTGAAGCGGGTCTCATTGTTCTCCCTGTTGTGGAAACCGGGCTCCAGGTCAGGCCGCTCTTCAGGGACGAAGTTTTTTACGCCTCCGCCCAGCGCGATCCGTCACGCGGCCCCATGACCATCGAGGAACTCGCGCAGTCCAAGCTGGTGCTTTATGACGCCTTCGCCGGCTGGCGTGATCCCACGCGCCGGCAGATTCTCGAGCGCGCGCGGCTGAAAGGCCTGAAGATAGATCCCGCCATTGAAGTGGAACATGTCGATACGGCGCTGGGCCTTGTGGCCACGGGGGCGGCGGACACCATTGTCCCCCAGGCAATCGTCAACGGGCCCGGTTTCCCGAAAAACGTCAAAGCCGTTCCATTTGCCGAACCGCTGTACGACACCATCGCCCTCATCCAGCGGGAGTCCGCCTACCTTTCCCCCGCAACACGCAAAATGGCCCAGATGGCCGAGCGGACGCTGCTGGCCAAGGTGGCGCCGGAACAGAATGTCCGGCGAGCGGTCCGGAATTGA
- the hisD gene encoding histidinol dehydrogenase: MQLTERDRVHIRGNFSTLKGPAVGGVPAQRLPEVIQTVSEMLGDIEKNGMDAVVKYSKQLDGWQGANMEIGQDDLARTGDALSPELREALMASAERTRLFAVEQREHLTDFEAELLPGVFTGHKYVPVARVGAYLPAGRFPILASAFMTVGVAKAAGVGSVISCTPPAGPDSGHPAVLYAAYLAGVDRAFVLGGVQALAAMAFGLLGEQPSDILVGAGNAYVTEAKRQLFGRVGIDLLAGPSEVAVIADETADAELVAADLLGQAEHGPQSPASLVTTSRELGEEVIRHIDKQLRSLATRDIAGPAWRDYGTVYLAEDRETAVQIMDLLAPEHLEIQTSDDSYYHANLRNYGSIFLGPWSTVAYSDKGASGTNHVLPTGGGARSSAGLSVSRFLKPLTYQRVEKDATPRLANYVATISDVEGMEAHKATATLRLERFNR; this comes from the coding sequence ATGCAACTTACTGAACGTGACCGGGTCCACATCCGGGGCAACTTCTCAACACTGAAGGGCCCCGCCGTAGGGGGCGTCCCGGCCCAGCGTTTGCCGGAGGTTATTCAAACGGTCTCCGAGATGCTTGGCGACATCGAGAAAAACGGTATGGACGCCGTCGTCAAATACTCGAAGCAGTTAGACGGCTGGCAGGGCGCAAACATGGAGATCGGCCAGGACGATCTGGCCAGGACCGGAGACGCACTGTCCCCGGAATTGCGTGAGGCCCTGATGGCCAGTGCCGAGCGGACCAGGCTTTTCGCCGTCGAGCAACGCGAGCACCTCACCGACTTTGAGGCCGAGCTCCTCCCGGGCGTCTTCACCGGACACAAGTACGTTCCCGTGGCCCGCGTAGGGGCCTATCTGCCAGCGGGCAGATTCCCCATCCTTGCCAGCGCCTTCATGACGGTGGGGGTGGCGAAGGCCGCCGGCGTCGGCAGCGTCATCTCCTGCACTCCGCCGGCCGGCCCGGACAGCGGACACCCGGCTGTTCTGTACGCCGCGTACCTTGCCGGAGTTGACCGTGCCTTTGTCCTCGGCGGCGTGCAGGCCCTGGCCGCCATGGCCTTCGGCCTTCTCGGCGAGCAGCCGTCGGACATCCTCGTCGGCGCAGGCAACGCCTACGTCACCGAGGCGAAACGCCAGCTGTTTGGACGCGTCGGCATCGACCTCCTGGCCGGCCCGTCCGAAGTCGCCGTCATCGCCGACGAAACCGCGGACGCGGAACTCGTCGCCGCGGATCTCCTGGGCCAGGCAGAACACGGCCCGCAGTCACCAGCGTCCCTCGTGACCACGTCCCGGGAGCTGGGCGAAGAAGTCATCAGGCACATCGACAAGCAGTTGCGCTCGCTGGCCACCCGGGACATTGCCGGGCCGGCATGGCGCGACTACGGCACCGTCTACCTTGCGGAGGACCGGGAAACGGCAGTGCAGATCATGGATCTGCTGGCCCCTGAGCACCTGGAAATCCAGACCTCGGACGATTCCTACTATCACGCCAACCTGCGTAATTACGGCTCCATCTTCCTGGGCCCGTGGTCCACCGTGGCTTACTCAGACAAGGGCGCTTCCGGCACCAACCATGTGCTCCCCACCGGAGGCGGGGCCCGGTCATCAGCAGGGCTCTCCGTCTCCAGGTTCCTCAAACCACTCACCTACCAGCGGGTGGAAAAGGACGCCACGCCACGTCTGGCCAACTACGTGGCGACAATATCCGACGTCGAGGGAATGGAAGCCCACAAGGCCACAGCCACCCTTCGGCTCGAACGCTTCAACCGATAA
- a CDS encoding ABC transporter substrate-binding protein — MMNTKMLRRRFAALVPMGIVVALAMTACGSGASSGGSTGGTEQKTLTIATSNDAPFSFTDQASGDLKGIDGDMIKAIADAKGWKIKVFTSEFATLIAALNAKKADVIVDAMYITDDRKKQINFTDPWYTEGEAMVVPADSTLASRDDVKGKVLGAQTGTVFKDLVDSLGGSQVKLFDSQAALLAAVENKQVDAVFTDSAVIGYSLVQKPNPKLKLVQPYKPYYPGIIGAGVRKDDSQLLQDLNSGLADLKKTPKYLEILKKYGLGEANMSK; from the coding sequence ATGATGAATACAAAGATGCTCCGCAGGCGCTTCGCTGCCCTGGTGCCCATGGGCATTGTTGTTGCCCTGGCGATGACGGCTTGTGGCTCAGGAGCCAGCAGTGGAGGGAGCACGGGCGGCACTGAACAGAAAACCCTCACCATCGCAACGTCCAACGATGCTCCCTTCTCCTTTACCGATCAGGCGTCCGGTGATCTCAAGGGCATTGACGGCGACATGATCAAGGCCATCGCGGACGCCAAGGGCTGGAAGATCAAGGTCTTCACCTCAGAATTTGCCACGCTGATCGCGGCGCTGAACGCAAAGAAGGCCGACGTCATCGTTGATGCCATGTACATCACGGACGACCGCAAGAAGCAGATCAACTTCACCGACCCCTGGTACACCGAAGGCGAGGCAATGGTGGTCCCGGCGGACTCCACCCTGGCCTCCCGGGACGATGTGAAGGGCAAGGTCCTCGGGGCGCAGACGGGCACCGTATTCAAGGACCTCGTGGACAGCCTGGGCGGCAGCCAGGTCAAGCTCTTCGACTCGCAGGCTGCCCTGCTGGCCGCCGTGGAAAACAAGCAGGTTGACGCCGTCTTCACCGACAGCGCCGTGATCGGCTACAGCCTGGTTCAGAAGCCCAACCCCAAGCTCAAGCTCGTTCAGCCCTACAAGCCCTACTACCCGGGCATCATCGGCGCCGGAGTGCGCAAGGACGATTCGCAGCTGCTGCAGGACCTGAATTCCGGGCTCGCAGACCTGAAGAAGACCCCGAAATACCTCGAGATCCTCAAAAAGTACGGTCTCGGCGAAGCCAACATGTCCAAGTAG
- a CDS encoding amino acid ABC transporter permease, with protein sequence MDFIDNTFAVFPALLVAVPVVVQLALGAMGLALVLGLLIALARISSIRILRGVATFYLEVIRGTPLLVQLVYIFFVLPSIGVDIEPVPAGILGLGLNYAAYLSEVFRSAILSVEHGQTEAALSLGYTPTKTLWKVVIPQSFVVSMAPIGNYFIAMVKDTALTSVIAVTEILKTANILNSQTFQTTAIYTAAAILYLIISLPLSRVVVVLERKARANG encoded by the coding sequence ATGGACTTCATCGACAACACCTTCGCCGTTTTTCCGGCATTGCTGGTGGCCGTACCCGTCGTGGTGCAACTGGCGCTGGGCGCAATGGGGCTGGCGCTGGTTCTGGGCCTGCTGATTGCCTTGGCGCGCATTTCCTCGATCAGGATCCTCCGCGGGGTTGCGACTTTCTATCTGGAGGTCATCCGGGGAACACCCCTTCTGGTGCAGCTGGTCTACATCTTCTTCGTCCTCCCCAGCATCGGTGTGGACATTGAACCCGTTCCCGCCGGCATCCTGGGCCTGGGGCTCAACTACGCCGCCTACCTCTCCGAGGTATTCCGCTCCGCCATCCTGTCGGTGGAACACGGCCAGACCGAAGCAGCACTGTCCCTGGGCTACACCCCCACGAAGACCCTGTGGAAAGTGGTGATCCCACAGTCTTTCGTGGTCTCCATGGCGCCGATCGGCAACTACTTCATTGCCATGGTCAAGGACACCGCTCTCACCTCGGTGATCGCCGTGACCGAGATCCTGAAGACCGCCAACATCCTGAACAGCCAGACCTTCCAGACCACAGCCATCTACACCGCCGCGGCGATTCTCTACCTGATTATCAGCCTCCCACTCTCACGCGTCGTGGTAGTGCTTGAACGAAAGGCACGGGCCAATGGCTGA
- a CDS encoding amino acid ABC transporter ATP-binding protein: MADETIIDVRDVHKTFVSETKRTLWSRLTGRPHVEKRVEVLKGVDLVVHRGETIAILGSSGSGKSTLLRCINKLETIEAGRIYVNGHLIGYEERDGELIAEKASVTAQKRTDIGFVFQHFNLFLNKTALGNVMAPLRDVKKLSAAEARNVAVPNLEMVGLADKMDNYPSKLSGGQKQRVAIARALAMEPSVMLFDEPTSALDPELVGEVLAVIKKIAQQGTTMVIVTHEMQFARDIADRIVVMDQGVIVEEGPPSRIFTSPQHPKTRALLSRSGILPA; this comes from the coding sequence ATGGCTGACGAGACCATCATCGACGTCCGCGATGTCCACAAGACCTTCGTCTCCGAGACGAAAAGGACACTCTGGAGCCGGCTTACAGGCCGGCCGCATGTGGAAAAGAGGGTCGAAGTGCTCAAGGGCGTGGACCTTGTGGTTCACCGCGGAGAGACCATCGCCATCCTGGGATCCAGCGGCTCCGGCAAGAGCACGCTGCTGCGCTGCATCAACAAACTCGAAACGATCGAAGCGGGCCGTATCTACGTCAACGGACACCTGATCGGCTACGAGGAACGCGACGGCGAGCTGATCGCCGAAAAAGCATCCGTCACTGCCCAGAAGCGCACCGACATCGGCTTCGTGTTCCAGCACTTCAATCTGTTCCTCAACAAGACGGCCCTCGGAAACGTCATGGCTCCGCTGCGGGACGTCAAGAAGCTCTCTGCGGCCGAGGCCCGGAACGTCGCTGTGCCCAACCTGGAAATGGTGGGACTGGCCGACAAGATGGACAACTATCCCAGCAAGCTTTCCGGTGGTCAGAAGCAACGCGTTGCCATCGCCCGTGCCCTCGCCATGGAGCCCAGCGTGATGCTCTTCGACGAGCCGACATCCGCCCTGGACCCCGAGCTTGTGGGCGAAGTCCTCGCCGTCATCAAGAAGATCGCCCAGCAGGGCACCACCATGGTCATCGTCACCCACGAGATGCAGTTCGCCCGGGATATCGCGGACCGCATAGTTGTCATGGATCAAGGGGTCATCGTGGAGGAGGGGCCGCCAAGCCGGATCTTCACCTCGCCCCAGCATCCGAAGACCCGGGCCTTGCTGAGCCGGTCGGGCATTCTGCCCGCGTAG
- a CDS encoding TasA family protein, which produces MSVIATPSVRRPNPRLLAAFAVGAAGLAITGGGVFAALNATASNTTAQNATSGILSLTMADNGAGFTQAISNLAPGDTVNRYVNLTQGSSLDGKALTLGVSAAAATKLTTDATNGLHVTVTQCNAGTWTPGTGICSGTPAVLVTNAALSTLITTPASVVGGAVAKGSVLNLQISTTLPDQTETTTNGVVPGATIQGLSSSLTWTFTETQRTASTTTN; this is translated from the coding sequence ATGTCTGTTATCGCAACCCCCTCCGTTCGCCGCCCCAACCCCCGTCTGCTCGCCGCCTTTGCAGTGGGCGCCGCCGGCCTGGCCATCACCGGCGGCGGCGTCTTCGCCGCACTGAACGCAACCGCCTCCAACACCACCGCACAGAACGCCACCAGCGGCATCCTGAGCCTGACCATGGCCGACAATGGTGCGGGATTTACCCAAGCCATCTCAAACCTGGCTCCCGGCGACACGGTGAACCGGTACGTCAACCTCACCCAGGGCAGCAGCCTGGACGGCAAAGCCTTGACGCTGGGCGTCAGCGCCGCAGCGGCCACTAAGCTGACCACAGATGCAACCAACGGACTGCACGTCACCGTCACCCAGTGCAATGCTGGCACCTGGACTCCCGGCACCGGCATCTGCAGTGGGACCCCGGCCGTTCTGGTGACCAACGCAGCCCTGAGTACCCTGATCACCACGCCGGCATCCGTCGTTGGGGGCGCCGTGGCCAAGGGTTCGGTCCTGAACCTGCAGATCTCCACCACCCTGCCGGACCAGACAGAGACCACGACGAACGGCGTAGTACCCGGCGCCACCATCCAGGGACTCTCCTCGTCATTGACCTGGACGTTCACGGAAACCCAGCGCACGGCCTCCACCACCACCAACTGA
- a CDS encoding signal peptidase I, giving the protein MGTASSSATAGTTPVAGLYAAVRRAANFVICAAAALLFVGVCVAAPLLHLGFSPVLTGSMRPTFAPGDLLITAPAQVSSLQPGQIAVFTPPGESTPFAHRITAVLGSSEHPVITTKGDANPAPDHWRATLNQDQVPVVVTAVPYAGNVLLWAENPAQRAILTALFGLAVTGASVRWILRSQPPAQSSSSATA; this is encoded by the coding sequence ATGGGCACTGCATCCAGCTCAGCCACAGCGGGCACGACGCCGGTCGCGGGATTGTATGCAGCGGTTCGCCGCGCCGCCAACTTCGTCATCTGCGCGGCAGCCGCGCTGCTGTTCGTCGGCGTCTGCGTCGCGGCCCCGCTGCTTCACCTCGGGTTCTCCCCGGTCCTGACAGGCAGTATGCGTCCCACCTTCGCCCCGGGTGACCTTCTGATCACTGCCCCGGCGCAGGTCAGCAGTCTCCAGCCGGGACAGATAGCGGTCTTCACTCCTCCCGGAGAAAGTACCCCCTTCGCCCACCGTATTACCGCCGTCCTCGGAAGTTCCGAGCATCCGGTGATCACCACCAAAGGTGATGCTAATCCTGCGCCGGATCACTGGCGGGCCACGCTGAACCAGGACCAGGTACCGGTGGTGGTAACCGCTGTTCCGTATGCCGGCAACGTACTGCTCTGGGCGGAGAACCCGGCCCAAAGGGCCATCCTCACTGCTCTGTTCGGGTTGGCTGTCACGGGCGCCAGCGTTCGCTGGATCCTCCGGTCGCAACCGCCGGCGCAATCAAGCTCGTCTGCCACCGCCTAA
- a CDS encoding GNAT family N-acetyltransferase produces MVPLISLAALLSPQEAKQGTSVPRPVESTDLAELTDLYLRSYHPEADRLDAEKAAGRISRIFAGTHGTPIPQASLAIVNAVGQITAAILVTDRHVGSATPGTAYIAELFTHPDHRRQGLAEDLLRHAMHVLHTLGHRTVAVTVHSTNSAAMALYLSRDFRRLTQRAGVD; encoded by the coding sequence ATGGTCCCTCTCATCTCCCTGGCGGCCCTCCTCAGCCCGCAGGAAGCCAAGCAAGGCACAAGCGTTCCCCGGCCCGTGGAATCCACGGATCTGGCAGAACTGACGGACCTGTATCTCCGGTCCTACCATCCCGAAGCGGACCGCCTGGACGCCGAAAAGGCTGCCGGCAGGATCAGCCGGATCTTCGCCGGAACGCACGGAACACCTATCCCCCAGGCCTCCCTGGCGATCGTCAACGCGGTCGGCCAGATCACCGCGGCCATCCTCGTCACGGACCGCCATGTCGGCAGCGCCACGCCGGGCACTGCCTACATCGCCGAGCTCTTCACCCACCCGGACCACCGCAGGCAGGGCCTCGCCGAGGACCTCCTGCGCCATGCCATGCATGTCCTGCACACGCTGGGGCACAGGACCGTTGCCGTCACCGTCCACAGCACCAACTCCGCTGCCATGGCCCTGTACCTGTCCAGGGACTTCCGCCGCCTCACGCAGCGGGCCGGCGTCGACTGA